One Miscanthus floridulus cultivar M001 unplaced genomic scaffold, ASM1932011v1 fs_767_1_2, whole genome shotgun sequence DNA segment encodes these proteins:
- the LOC136533000 gene encoding callose synthase 2-like has product MAALWVVLLPVTYAYTWENPTGIIRIIKSWFGNGRNHPLLFVVSVVIYLSPSMLSAILFLLPFLRRSLESSDFKLVRLIIWWSQPRLFVGRGMHESAFSLFMYTMFWIALLLIKFAFSYYVEIKPLVEPTKVIMKTPIRTFRWHEVFPSEKSNIGVVIALWAPIILVYFMDTQIWYTIFSTLLGGIYGAFQRLGEIRTLGMLRARFDSIPLAFNSCLIPVETSDTKRKKGLRSYLHNRFKEMEHADKENIAARFAQMWNEIITSFRDEDLIDNREKELLLVPYVSDQALGVMQWPPFLLASKIPTAVDMAKDSNGKDRDLKNRLENDYYFNCAIEECYVSFKNIINDLVQGEPEKRVINKIFAEVEKCISEDKVIADLNMRALPDLYSKFVELVKYLVCITYILFFNAIDRSSAFSL; this is encoded by the exons GGTTCGGAAATGGTCGAAACCACCCGCTACTATTTGTTGTTTCAGTAGTCATATATTTGTCACCCAGTATGCTTTCTgctattctttttcttcttccattTCTACGCCGGAGCCTTGAAAGTTCAGACTTCAAGCTTGTGAGGTTGATCATATGGTGGTCTCAG CCTCGTCTGTTTGTTGGTAGGGGGATGCATGAAAGTGCTTTCTCACTTTTCAT GTACACCATGTTCTGGATTGCTCTTCTCTTGATAAAGTTTGCATTTAGCTACTATGTGGAG ATCAAACCTCTTGTTGAACCCACCAAGGTTATCATGAAGACCCCCATACGTACTTTCCGGTGGCATGAAGTTTTCCCAAGTG AAAAGAGCAACATCGGTGTTGTTATTGCACTTTGGGCCCCAATCATTCTG GTATATTTCATGGATACACAAATTTGGTATACAATCTTCTCCACTCTGCTTGGTGGAATTTACGGTGCTTTCCAACGACTCGGAGAG ATTCGTACACTGGGGATGCTGCGAGCTCGCTTTGATTCAATACCTTTAGCCTTTAACTCATGCCTAATTCCTGTTGAAACATCTGATACAAAAAGGAAGAAAGGTCTGAGGTCTTACTTACACAATCGTTTCAAAGAG ATGGAACATGCAGACAAGGAGAATATAGCAGCAAGGTTTGCACAAATGTGGAATGAAATTATCACCAGCTTTCGAGATGAAGATCTTATAGACAACAG GGAGAAGGAGCTGCTACTTGTTCCTTATGTGTCTGATCAGGCCCTTGGTGTCATGCAGTGGCCTCCATTTTTACTTGCCAGCAAG ATCCCGACAGCAGTTGACATGGCTAAAGATAGCAATGGCAAAGACCGAGATCTGAAAAACAGGCTTGAGAATGATTATTATTTTAACTGTGCAATTGAGGAATGTTATGTATCATTTAAGAATATCATCAATGACCTTGTACAGGGCGAACCAGAGAAAAG GGTCATAAATAAGATATTTGCAGAAGTTGAAAAATGCATCTCTGAGGACAAAGTTATTGCAGATTTGAACATGCGTGCCCTGCCAGATCTCTACTCCAAGTTTGTTGAGTTGGTTAAATACTTGGTATGTATAACCTATATACTTTTTTTTAACGCAATtgacaggagctctgcctttaGTTTATAA